A region of the Styela clava chromosome 1, kaStyClav1.hap1.2, whole genome shotgun sequence genome:
GATCCAGTTCAACTCGACTTTCCATTTACTGTATAAGAATAATCGAGTGTAGATTTGCAATTAAACATTGGCGATTATATTCATACTAATTTATAGGCTACGGCTTGAAGATAGGAAGCACAGAACAGCAGaacctttttcatattttcaacgtcTTCATGAGTTCTGAGGCGATCTCCAGCAATAAAAAACGAACAGTAACCTCGTCGTTTTAATGACTgcacttgaaatttttttctaatgaaAGCCATTGCTTCCTCCACGCTATTGGATCCTTTATAATGACGAAAACAAGTTTTGAGAGGAACTCGGGCAAGTTTAGTTTCAAATTCCTCTTTATTTGTGAAAATTGTAAGCATGTAAACTGTTTTTGTAACGTCATGATTAGCGACATATTGAAAATGTTCCAATGTTTTTAGAAGTTTATTCGTTTTTCCATCATCTTCAAATTGATCATATGAAGAAATATCAACACAATATATTACCACTGTATTGCTTCCAAAGAACTGTAGTATTTTTTCAGCTTGTTTTTTAGTTTCGATCGGTTCGACTTCTAGTAACCATAAATTTTTTCGCATAGGAGTTTCAGAAACACCATTTAGTTTAAATCGACAAAGTTTGATATCGTCTGATGATGGAATGTACTTTGCTGACCGTAATCTGTCAATGCTGTTAAAGTAATACTCAGCATCTTCATATTTATCGTGGCATGATTTACTCATGGCAGCTTCTCCGAAAATTGGATCGTTCCACAATCGTTTGAAAGCCAACCATACCGCCCTTGGTATGTCTTTACCAGGTTTTTGCGTTTTGACTGTCGTTACATCAGTAACTCTTTCGGGATTGGAATACACAACTCCTGATTCCTTGACTTCATTTACCAAAGATAACATTGTGTCAATGGCAATACCTCTTACTAGTTGTTTATACGGTACAGCATCTGATTCGCTCTCTATGCCAAATTGATGTTTTTCAGCATAATCTCCGTATAATGTGCGAAGACTTTTACCAAGTTCTTTCGCTCCAGATCCTCTAGCTCCCAGTACTGGTAGTTTGAATGTGCTAGGGGAAGCTCCATTAAATCTTCTAATCTTATGTTGTCTTAATTTTTCCCAACCATTTATTTTCATGTGTAGTGCCATTTTATCACAATGAAACGATTTCTGTAAATATCGAGCAATAAATTACAACATAACTGGGAAAATTACAAATAGGAAAATACAACTTATTTTAATCACAAAAGACAACAATCAGGTATAGGGTGCCCAAACACATATCGATTCAAAAACGCCCTAGTAACGTTTACTACCTACTGAAGCAATGGCTTCCAAGCTTCTTCCTTGAATCCATCTCTCCGCCTATTTTGGACTATTTATTTCCCCTTCTttatgcataaaaactacttttCTTCAATCTTCAACCGATCCTCAGCTAGCGTTATGCACAAGTCGGACCAAATAGTTGTGTGCACAAAAAGtaatatagtaataataaagaactaaagaatattagAAATACTACATACACAGGTAATTCTTCGCCATGAACAACATGATCACCCCTTGGAATTTCCTCCCCGGCTGGGAAATGTGGACCTAAAGTGTATCTATGTATAGACTACTGCTCGTTCAAAATCAATTGCATAAGTTGTTTTCAATCGATTATTAGACATGAACCGATTACAAACTTAGTCTCCTCCTTGTCTACCAAGCCTAAATTGAAGCATGCTATTCCGTTTAACGGCCTCATCATTTACTGTGTGCAGAATCAGTTCCACGTCTGCGTATTTATATAGCACCCATCTTTCATTCaataaaagaaatttaaaaCCACCATCGAGGTGTAAAACTGAGTTTTTGTGTGGTACTTCAATTCAATTTGGCGTCTATTTTAAGAAGTCGATTGCGAAAATTGATATGACGTAAAAAGCTATatgatacgaaaatttgtttttttgtgcAAATTGGGTTTATTAATATTGCGCTTAGGATATGAAATCACTAAGTATCAGTGGAAAATGCatgatttttctatttttgaggtgtgAATGAATTATACAATATATTACGTCATATCTGTTATGAATAATATGTACGTCAGTTGCAATTACATGATATTCATTTATTCCATTCGAATCTAATTGCTCAAAATTAAGCCGTTTACACCAGTATCTTAAAATAGCGATTTGATTGGTTGAATTAATATCTAACAAAAAATAACGGAATGCATTTAAAGGCCTTTCTGAATGCTAAAAAGCGATGTATTGAGTGTTTTGGTATTGAACACAGTGCGATAACACTTACTCGCATTCATATGAAttgccaaaaaaatgtttataatgTTAAAGCAAATCTTATAATACCTTCAAATAAGGTTTGGAATGCAATTCCattcgcaaaattttttttgttccacTTCAAAACGCATTCACGTCGCTACCATTTTAGACCATTGTAATTTCAGTTTAGGAGATATATGTCTCTATTTATGTGTTCTTAACCCAGTACTAAACGTACTTTAGCGGAGTCATCCAACTGACTCCTTCAGATGTCAATAAGCACACAATAACAGATAACGAAATACACTTGAAATCTTAAcgcaagtatatgtgatgaaactaAATTTCTAACTATAAGTTTGCATAAAACGTTGTACAGAAATATTATAAAGTAAATGAATTAggcaacgaccttgtttcaggcaaataacatgcactattaATATTAAGTGGTGAAAagtattaaaatacacagtaatCATCATCACTCGCTGCACTGCAAAATAGCTTCTAGTTCTCGTATATATATACCCCATTGGTTTATAATGCACCACTGAAACGTCACGCTATAACATAAGCCAAATTGTGAGAAATTTACAGATCAATATAGAATCGGTTTCGTTATTACGTTGTATCAGCCAACATTGTTGCCTGTAGCTGCATACATTACAGGTTCTTCACCTGAGTTTAAATGGACAGGTGATGACGTCGATATGTTTAAATGGGCCAGTtctaatattataatataagaatttaaaaataagtttGCCGCACTGGGAACAAAATATATAGATGTCTATATCTTAAAAGAAAATAGTTTCAGACTTTTTAAtactaattttaaataaactcaATCAATTAAGTTTTATTTCGCAAATATATCTATTACTTGTTGAACAATGATTATCGTTAAATTTCCATTTCTTAAGGTGAGATAGATGTACGCAATCTTCTTGGTTTTTATGATCGTCCGGTTGATCAGTACTCCAAAAAGAATCTTGATCGGACAAAGTGACTCCATCAGCCCAGACAAATGCTCCTTCCTGTTGAATGTCATCCAAACCTATCCAGGTATCAACTTCCACTGATTTTATCATTGGAAGTATTTcactgcaataaaataaataattcaaaatgattAACTCATTATCTCAAGTCGAACAATCAACCAGTTCTCAcctatatttatttgaaatccATTGTTTTGGGTCTTTTATCACAGCATGTTGCACCGGTGTTAATGTTTATAGGAGGGATATGAAGTTGGCGTAAATTTCCGTAATCGGACTTTTAAAGATAATAATCAATGTGAAAATTTTCTAcagatattcaaaaaaaaaagaaaagttgaCTAAGCGATCCTCAAAGGTAAGTCTCTACGCCAAAGTTCTATTATCAAAATCTGATTTTGGATTCACGTTAGGAGATGAAGATGGAGACAAAAAATTGTATCAACTGGGAGCGAATGTCAATTTTTTCAAGTTAGAGTCAAAGTTGAAATTATTGCTACAGTTTAGGAATTCTTTATATATACTCGattaattgaatttaaaaactttAATGATTggtattgaatttttttaagaGTTTTTTGATACTTAATATTTCATCTCTTTGGACAGTAAATATAAAAGTAGTATTATGAATAAGTATTAAGCTAGGAATGGTATCAAAGTATGAATTAGTTTATTCTACCCGTTAAAAACAGTAGGATTTCTGATGCCAACAGAAGCCAAGTCTCCTCCTCGATTCTGACAATTTGACTTAGCTGTTGCATACGTGACTGGATCGTTGAACAGTTTGTAGTAGAGTCCGTTACTTGCTCTGTACCAGGTCTTGATTTCTTCCGTATAATagacaaaaaatgatatttgaatatttttcacacATTATATGTAATTTAGTTGATAGTTTTCTATGATATAAATTGATAAAGATAACTGAACTGAAATTTGCCTCTTTctattgttttataaatattacatCATAATAAGGTCTCATTTTTTAGCGTGTCGTTCTCTCCTGTTTGTCTGACAGCTACTAGGGCTGCTGTATTTTACTCTCATTCTGCGATTTATCGAATCAGCGGAATGAATGATATCAGTAATAAAATTAGGACAATGGCCAACTAAATATTCATCAACTAAATTCTATTTTGCAAGCGCACTGACTGAAGCACAGCATTTTGATTCTAAAAGAAAAAAACTATAACAGTGTAAAATGGTAAACAATAGTATTGTTTGAGGCGTTAATTAAGGTTCTTGATAATATAGTatgaatattaatataaaaaaataataaaaacggtTCTGAATTCGCAAAAGATTTtaagaaaaatttcatttcaccTTCTTTTTTCGCAACATTCTCTCTTAATTTCTTCAGAACATCTGGAAAAAAAGTAAATGCTCAAATACTGTCACAAATTTAGTTGGCGTAGAATGGTGTCACGTAATATACGACATTCCTTGTCACTAGTtcgcaaaaaaataatttagggTAAAACAATGTGCCTCAGGGAACCTAAGggaaaataaaaaactaaaaaaaaaattcgtaagAGAATTTAAAAGTTTGATCGtcacagaaaaaataaatatttttttttatcaaaatgtaaACCTTTTCATACATTTAAACATTCTACAGGAAAATTTAAAAGCCCTACaagaaaattttattactcATTTGTAGGTATCACCAATGACATTACATTGGTATCACCTCACATTGTTGGTTGTAGCCTTGATTTATCACTCAAATCAAGTGTTTCTTAAGAAATCTAATTTGTCAAAAATATCACTCTACCTTCGGCGCTTGGATTGTCACAATCTCCAACAGAAACCCAACGTCCATTCATCCATTTTGTATAGCAGTATCCATCTAAATGTAAACGTGATCTGTTTAGATCAGCATAGGACATTTTAATGATCTAATAAACGATTAAAATGGAAGGCTTTCGAGTTTTGGCCAAATAATAAATGGATTCTCACAAGAATATAAAAAAAggccggcgctccagaagtgtgtgtaccaatatgaagatgactaattttgttcgcctactttacgtcaagttgtgtaaaagaactgaaacctatgggcaaagggcatattcacttggctaacacagacagtcccgaactcgtaatagtactaaaataaagaaaatcggaataaaattatgacctaagcCTATCCTGGTACACTACGGGTGTACCGAAACATTATACTAAAAATGATTTCACATCTTTAATACTGTAATTATCAGTTGGGTTTATTCGATAGTGTAAAGGTAAATTTTGTTATACCTTTGCGCCAATGAATCCGTATGCGTATTTAATACAGGGGTGCTGTAGCAAGTGATCTATGTGTGGACTGTACTACTATAAAACtataatattataaacaatatatttgaacGAACTAGAGCGAGTAAAGTGAAATGAACATTTTCATCAACTCACCTCCAGCAAACGACAAATTGATCAAGCATTGACAAAGAGTTACGAAAATAATAAGCTTCATTTTTTGAGGTGTCTCTTCAAACAAATAACTCAAAATGGAGTCGAAACTGCGATTATATTTTCCTATGAATTTGTATGTAAATTAGAGTGGTTCATTTCCAATTTGCATTGATTCTAAACCCGGAACTTACTTACTACATAACACCAGTGGCCATGCACATTCATAATGACATTCGAgcgtgaaaaatattttgcaaactTGAAAGTACGCAAGTATGACCTTTTTGAATATTGATAttaattattcaataaaaaattcaattttttttattatttctgaaaaaacttcaatttaaattttacattGAGTAACAGATGAATGCAAAAATATGCAACTTCCTGGATTCGATAAAAATGCAAATTGGGATTGAGAGATAAAGCaacaacaaaaatcaatttgcgtatttatatatattacaaaatattcattatcaAATTGACTTAAAGTAATCCTCTtacatttttcatttctttagaGTTTCGGCGTTTTCATTGAGTGCAACTTTACTTCGATAAGTTATTGGGGTTAACAAACgagaatataaaaaatgtttacCAACTTACCTACTTCACCTAACGACATATCGATTATGAATTGACAAAAGGTCGCGAAAATGTTACGTTCAGTTAGAGAGGTATTTCTCATCAAAGTAAACGTGGAACTGGAAACAAAGCCGAAACGACAAATATATGGAAAATTGAGAGTTATCACTTCAAAgtaaatttgattgaatatttatttatataaatgtatgtaaattaatttttgtagGTTCTTTGCCTTTCAATAGAATTTACATTATTATTAAATCGCGGAAGTTGCGGATTTTtgcattcatttttttattactcaGTGTGAAATTTAAATTGCAGTGGATTTGTTTCAGAAAGTattgtattgaaatattttattgaataattgatatatattattattcaaaagGAGTTCTCATACTTTTAAGCCTTCAATTTTGCAACATAATTCTTATGCTCGAATGTCATAATAAATGTGCATGGCCACTGGTGTTTTGTAGACTCAACTAACTGAGGATACAATGCAAAAATCTTTAATTTCCGGGTTTAAAATTAATGCAAATTGTAGATGAACCACCTTAATTTCTATATACACTCATGagggaaatatcattatttcaaAGTCACGCAAAATAAGTAACCTTGATAGTCAGTTGCAGGTTGACTTTAGTTTGGGTGTTTTGTGGTGAAGAGATACCTCAGAAAAATGAAGCTTATTATTTTCGTAACTCTTTGTCAATGCTTATTCAATTTGTCGTTTGCTGGGGAAGGTGAgttgttaaaattgtttatttctcttcatatttctcaaatatattatttataatattataagAGTAATTCATGTGATATGAGAGTCGTTCTGCACGTTAGAACAATTATACTTATCTTTCTACGGTTGTCAGACagaaatttatttctaagtctgTCAGACAGAAATTTATATTGATGCTAGTTCTTGAGTTTCATTCAAGTATTGTCACTTCTATACTTGTCAGGgcacaaattataaaatcacgTTTACATTTAGATGGATACTGCTTTACAAAATGGAAGAATGGACGTTGGGTTTCTGTTGGAGATTGTGACAATCCTAGTGCCGAAGGTAAGATGATATTTTTGACAAATAGATTTCTCTTGAACAGTTGATTTGAGTGTTAAATCAAGGATACAACCAACAGTCAGAGAGGGCACATTCAGAGCAGTATAAAACCTTCCTGATGGACTGTCTCTGAATAGAATTTTCAAATGCATAAAAAGgtttatattttgatataaaagttttttttagtgAGCCTAACACGtaaattatataattaaaaGACATGTACGAGTTGCTTTTTGGACATTTCATGAACATATGGATCGCTTTGTTAAATCTTTATTCttcttaaaatgaaaaatcgTTTTATTTCCAATTCCTGCGACAatcgaaattttgaattttcagtcGTTAAAAACAGAAGCGTCTTCTACAAACTtgtaattttgaacattttagaaaaaaacattttcaatttttctcttATTACCTTTTGCACGTAGTTTTACcctaaataaaattgtttaacAAATGACTTTCGAGAGCCTGTAGCCCACGAGTGTCGTATTTTTACGTGTCGACAATATAGTTGCACGCGCTTACTCactattttacatttttgtcgtttttttcttttcagatTTTCTGAAGAAATTAAGAGCAAATGTTGCCAGAAAAGAAGGTGAAAtcaaattattctaaaaatacAATGTGAATTCAGAACTGgttttatgaatttttataatttatatcatATTAACGTTAAATTAGCGTTTCATAcctttcaaatattatttcagattctttttcaaaattattgtttataattttaaacTGTTATAGTTTTGTTTCATTGAACTCCCAAGTATTGTGTATGAAGTGTCTGAACTAACAATGATTTAGTATAGAGGCAAAATACTGTTCTTCGGTCAGTGCgttcgcaaaatataatttagttgATGGATATTTCCTTGAGCATCGTTTGATATACATTCTTTCCGCTGATCCGATGAAGCGCAGAATGAGAGTAAAATACAGCAGCATTAgtagctgttgaacaaagaagaAAGAACAACACGCTAAAATGACATCACATGGGCCGATGTGCTCGGAGTCAACCACGAAAATCAAATCTGCTTTCAAACAATATATCAGCCGCTGTCATAAATTTGACTCTGTACACAACATGAGTATGATGTAaacaaatgaaacaataaaactaTTAAAACTTTCCCGTAATATCTACCAGTTTATATTctagaaaaatcaaattttgttcttttttgtCTATTATACGGAAAAAGTCAAGACCTGGACCAGAGCAAGTAACGGACTTTACTACAAACTGTTCAGCGATCCCGCCACATATGCAACAGCTAAGTCAAACTGTCAGAATCGAGGAGGAGATTTGGCTTCTGTTGTCATCAGAAATTCTACTGTTTTTAACgggtaaaataaaaaactttgaTATCATTCTGACATAATACCTATTTAAGATCACTCTGCTACTATTATATTCACAGCCCAAAAAGATAAACCAAGTACAAAAAACTCATTTAATTACagtcatcaaatttttaaaatctaatTAATTGAGTATATAAAAGGGATTTTCATACTCTAAACCAGAGCTAAAGTAATTTCGACTCCGGAGTTGAAAAAGATTTTCACTTTGACTCCGGTTGATAAAATTTTCGTCTTCGACTCCAGCTGCGAACTCAAATCCGAAATCAAACTTCAATAATGAAACTTTGGCGTATGCGAGTTTCTGTCAAATTTCTGTAGATAATTGTAACCTGTATTATCATCAGTAGAAGTCAGAAACTCAAACTTCGAATACAGAAGTTCAAAACTTCGACAAAAACAGGCTAAACAAGAACGTAGCCAGGTTTTTTAAAAGGGGAGGGAAGGTTTCAAAAATGGGAATGAAAAATTCCCGAGCTACGGCTAAAACAgacgccgcgattacgccacttatTGAAATAGCCCTCAAAATACACTTTTGCAGCGGATGAagatttttctgttgcgtaaaatattcaaaccaTGGCCGATCCGAACATTCAAATTGTCTTGCCATATTAGTTTAATTGTGATCATCGTAACTCGCCTTCGCGTCGGACTTGCTGTGAAAAGAAATCACTACTACTCAAGAAACTTCTTATTTTTGCGGGTCTGCGTTAAAATTCCGATTAAGATTACGAGGCAACCCAACATAATGTGAGCCGTAGGGACACCAAATTtagtgatttacaatgtctaataAGCATTTTTTCTGTCGCGGTCATCcgaaaacaaaacttatggtgtttcccaaagttttatatttggtattttacagtgccgcttttcaattcaaaattttgggtCAGCACATTGCTATGAACAATGACACTGACGTAACTTATTTGCTTTACGTGCTGTGATAAagacagatttaaaaaagagatatatatatatatatatattgttgaaaactGTTTGATTGTGCTTGATAAAGAATTAAtcatttcaattatttatttcattgcagTGAAATACTTCCGATGATAAAATTAGGAGATATTGATACTTGGATCGGTCTGGATGATCTTCAACACGAAGGAAGATTTATTTGGGCTGATGGCGAAATTTTGCCCGATCAATATTCTTATTGGGGTACTGATCAACCGGACAACCATGAAAACCAAGAAGATTGCGCACAGCTCCACAAGGGGCTAAGCTGGAAGATTAACGATGTTCCATGTACAGATACTTATAGTTATATTTGCGAAATAAAACTGGCTTGATTAAGTTAATTTGAAAATAGTATACTAAAAAATTAAAGATTTTGAAACTACCTTCTTTTGAGATACAAACATGTGTGACAAAAATccctttcaatttttaaattattatttgcgATGTCATGCGACTACGGCCTAAGTGATTGCATGTAGGCCTATGTACAAAAAATTTCTAATCAATAATCAATAATCCTGGTTCCCCGCAACTTCCCTTACCCAGTAAAATGTGtgtataattttgtattttggcaatttcgtatgttatttttacccaaatgaaaaaaaaatagactaCGGCTATGAACTATTAATATCATTATTTGCTATCGTCGAGGGACAACTAGAAACTACAATGTTTTAACTCATttatttccatctgtttgtttaTGACCTGAGAGTATACAGATGAATAAAAAACTGATGCATTAAAAAGGCAATATCACAGCTTTAATTTTGAGCAGTTTTTTCTATTTGACTCATTTATTCCGGGTTATCATTTTAAGATTATATTTGGTATAATCATCCGATGATTAATATTTAGCTTATTTCTTATCATAGGGGTGTTGCATATATAaggaaaaaatataattgaaaactGTTTTGCTGACATGCAAAAATAAGAGAAATATATAACTTTAATCACGTATATCTGGCGTGATGTGTATGGTTTCtcattaaatttttgaaattagaaatatgGTGTAAGTATAGgcaaatatttcaatgataTAATATGTATACACAATGGTACGAGAAATGGGGAAACGTTTCTCCTTTGAAAAATAGATTGCAAATAGGCAGCAGGTGCATTTTTTGTGTGGTGGgtccatgatatatatataaatacgaaaatttgAACATAGCTACCTGATAAAAAGTTTCATACAGCATCATCAAACCCAGACATGCCCGATGCCAATTCCCAAACCACTATATATATCTGCATACAGGAGCTAGATACGAACAAGGTCGAACCACTACCCGACTAGCACAAATTTCACTTTCCAGCTTTGAAATGCTAGTGACAGGTTGCGGGTTCAGCGGAATGTGGGCTACCCCAAGAAATCTTCACGCGACACCACTGGGGGCCACCACCCACTGTTTTAGACCATGTCTTCGATAATGCACCAAATTCACCAGTTTTTAGTGTAAAACTCGTAACAATTGATTATGCCAAATGTATAACATTTCGTAAATGCAAAGGCTAAACTTACTGGACCTGAAAACTTAGTTTACGAATAAACAATACCTTCGGACTCGGTCATATGAGAGAAGAATTCTGACAAATAACTTCCTAAACTCTAAGCAAGTAAAATATTACAGGtggcttttttgaaaaaaatacattcTCTGCCGTTTACTTGTTGTCATCGGGTATCCTAAATAAGAAACTCATATCCCTAATTTAATTAAAAGGTGTTATGGCAATATATCAATGCTTTCAATAGGTTGTTGGCCCCTGCTACTGTGCTATcagcagtagtgggattcagtcGGTTAGctccggttctatagaaccgtctcacggaattttatgagatcagcgaactggttagcattacatgacttggggctcccgaagtatgcgaaccaagatggcggacatcggaatgtaatatgtgtataggttagggttaggccataattttaggtataaatactacgggaggctcttggctagtcttcgaactgataataggactaaaataaggaaaattggaaagaaattatcgcctaaccctaacctaacctgATGAAATAATCAGTATGTTTATGTTTTTAATTTCTCTTGCTAACTAATTTAGACATTTTCTGAAGATATTAAAAATCATTtctaaacaaatatttgaaacaattcaCAATAagaaagcatttatttcaattagCAATTTAGACGCAATATAGATTGCAAATTATATGATAATGACATGATTGTAAGTTTGGACAAACTTTAGTATGAGTTGGTGCAGGAATGTTTCTACGATTTTTATCAGGCATTTCTTAATGTTAAAAGAAAAAGTGAATGTCAGTTTATATTGGCATCTTTCTTTTCCGGTCTTTACAAGTAGATTGAAGACGATCTGTACGTTTTAACACGACGTCCCCAAATAGctgtaaatgaaaaatatcattgttgGTTTTACCGccgtaaaaaataaaaattgttgcaTGAATGAGAAAATACTAGATTATAAATTTGTTAATGAATGTCTCATTTCCCAAAACCAGTCCTTTTTCTGGATGTCAAATcataattaaaagtatttttcacATATTTAGCATGTTAGGCCTATATCGATATTACCAAATTCATGAAAGTGAAATCTCAGCTAGATGTGTTTTCATACCTTCCTTGggcaaaaatttcaaatacaaacaaataaattaaattgtttaAGCTATGTTAAAAGAGTTTGCCCCACTTACATTCAACAGCTACAGCCATCCACAACATCACAAAGATAAAAACAAGTGCACGTTTCAAGAGTGTTTGTGAAGTTCCCGTCATTCTTCAGAATTCGTGTAGATttggtgatatatatatatatacaagatgacctaaaatatatatatccaagGTTTGGAAGGTAAAAAGTAATTTTACTCTGTTTTTTGAATCTAGACCGAAACAACACGAATAGAAAATCGTAATGTGTACAGCACATTTAACGTTTTCTTCCCAAATGCTGCCAGCCTAGTTCAGTCTATACATATTTTGCGTGAAGCAATGCTTTCACGGTAATTCTGCAAGTTTttgaaaatggtaaaataattcAACCATCCACATTGGCATATACAGAAAACCTTAGCACATTGTCGAGTGTACCGGCCTAAATACGGTATAAGCAGCGACTTGTATCGGGTGTGATTTCCTCTAAATGATGGATGAAAATGGGAAATATGAACTCACAGCGCGCCATTTCCTTTAACGTCTAAATTAAGTTCAATGTTCAAAAGAATGAAGTATTATGCAGGAAATATTTTGACTGTGTGCTAAgcattaaatataaattatctTGCATGCAGATCGACTTCACTTCCGTGTCGTGTCAAACACTTCCTAATACGGAAAACATGATATCGATCAGCTCATGGTCATGACGCTACATATGTTTTATGTTGTAGTAAACAATTTCTCTTCCCTTCTTCTGTTATGAGATTATCACTCGTGTCCTACGCCATTTTTACTTTAGTGGGTAAAGCTAATTCAGCATATAGGATTAAGAACATATCAGAATACCCTAATACTTCTTTTTTTAATATAGGGTTTTGATAAAACATAGAAGACATAGGAGCTCATGTATCCAACTATACTTATGCTTATAGTATACCATTTGTcatattatattgaataatatGTTAGGAAAATTGTTCTAAACAAAAGAACAAAGCCACATTTTGTAAGCGAACACAGTTACACTCGAAATAGCGGAAATATTTTGCGACGCGCGTTgaatcaaacaaaatataatacaaCGTGTGTAAAAATAGTTTGCGTTGAACCTGTAATAAGTTTTCCGCGAGTAATAATAGTTTATTCAAGAATGTAAATAGTACGAGAGTTGTCACTAACTCACAGTATACAGgcgattaattttttttctatttcacaTGAATCACTTGac
Encoded here:
- the LOC120344312 gene encoding lectin-like, producing MKLIIFVTLCQCLFNLSFAGEDGYCFTKWKNGRWVSVGDCDNPSAEDFLKKLRANVARKEVKTWTRASNGLYYKLFSDPATYATAKSNCQNRGGDLASVVIRNSTVFNGEILPMIKLGDIDTWIGLDDLQHEGRFIWADGEILPDQYSYWGTDQPDNHENQEDCAQLHKGLSWKINDVPCTDTYSYICEIKLA
- the LOC120348316 gene encoding guanine nucleotide-binding protein G(o) subunit alpha-like, which encodes MALHMKINGWEKLRQHKIRRFNGASPSTFKLPVLGARGSGAKELGKSLRTLYGDYAEKHQFGIESESDAVPYKQLVRGIAIDTMLSLVNEVKESGVVYSNPERVTDVTTVKTQKPGKDIPRAVWLAFKRLWNDPIFGEAAMSKSCHDKYEDAEYYFNSIDRLRSAKYIPSSDDIKLCRFKLNGVSETPMRKNLWLLEVEPIETKKQAEKILQFFGSNTVVIYCVDISSYDQFEDDGKTNKLLKTLEHFQYVANHDVTKTVYMLTIFTNKEEFETKLARVPLKTCFRHYKGSNSVEEAMAFIRKKFQVQSLKRRGYCSFFIAGDRLRTHEDVENMKKVLLFCASYLQAVAYKLV
- the LOC120341088 gene encoding lectin-like, with amino-acid sequence MKLIIFVTLCQCLINLSFAGDGYCYTKWMNGRWVSVGDCDNPSAEDVLKKLRENVAKKEEIKTWYRASNGLYYKLFNDPVTYATAKSNCQNRGGDLASVGIRNPTVFNGEILPMIKSVEVDTWIGLDDIQQEGAFVWADGVTLSDQDSFWSTDQPDDHKNQEDCVHLSHLKKWKFNDNHCSTSNRYICEIKLN